From the Sporocytophaga myxococcoides DSM 11118 genome, one window contains:
- a CDS encoding phosphatase PAP2 family protein has protein sequence MDLRLYLFVFLFLFNTLGLHAQSDSNTVVLKKKWYQKNSVKYFAAPAILVGYGVSVSGNHGLYSSIDAKKDIHHLFPDFSTDADDYLKYVPYGQYVLLKLLGTPSQHDFFNVALLIIKSNIIASAMVFPLKNIVGRERPDKSDFMSFPSGHTTDAFVAAAILHQEFKDISPWIGVSGYAVAASVGVCRMLNNKHWQSDVLAGAGIGILSVHLAYLTHLNRFHLPKKLTISPMVSFHAKGIGINYRF, from the coding sequence ATGGACCTGCGTTTATATCTATTCGTTTTTCTGTTTTTATTTAATACTCTCGGTTTACATGCACAATCTGATTCAAACACAGTTGTGCTGAAAAAAAAATGGTATCAGAAAAATTCGGTGAAATATTTTGCAGCACCTGCAATTTTAGTAGGTTATGGAGTTTCCGTCTCAGGAAATCATGGTCTATACAGCAGTATAGATGCCAAAAAAGATATTCATCATTTGTTCCCTGATTTTTCTACGGATGCAGACGATTATTTAAAATATGTTCCATATGGTCAATATGTATTGCTGAAGTTACTGGGAACCCCTTCACAGCATGATTTTTTCAATGTGGCACTGCTCATAATCAAGTCTAATATAATCGCTTCTGCCATGGTTTTCCCATTAAAAAATATAGTTGGCAGGGAGCGTCCTGATAAATCTGATTTTATGTCTTTCCCATCAGGACATACAACTGACGCTTTTGTGGCAGCGGCTATTTTACATCAGGAGTTTAAAGATATAAGCCCTTGGATAGGTGTTTCCGGATATGCAGTTGCTGCTTCAGTAGGAGTTTGTAGAATGTTAAATAATAAACACTGGCAATCCGATGTCCTGGCAGGGGCCGGAATTGGCATATTATCTGTTCATCTTGCTTATTTGACACATCTCAACCGTTTCCATTTACCCAAAAAACTTACAATTTCACCTATGGTAAGTTTTCATGCGAAAGGAATTGGAATAAATTACCGGTTTTAA
- a CDS encoding RNA polymerase sigma factor translates to MELSDNEIVRGCAKGDLKSQEALFKKYGPELKKLSFRYSKSVEDAKDIFQEAFIKIFKDINSFRNEGALIGWMKRVTVNTAISFYRKKSNSGFFHLSIELESEEEQGGRESSLQKYFNETEEIEDEDFSEYEKALSKLSYEQLINLIKSLDPPQNIIFNMFYVENYSHKEIAKELKISENNCRTLLHRSKKKLKDSIRVLIYHTV, encoded by the coding sequence ATGGAGCTATCAGATAACGAAATCGTTAGAGGTTGTGCGAAAGGGGATTTAAAATCTCAGGAAGCTCTATTTAAAAAATATGGTCCTGAGTTGAAGAAATTATCTTTCCGGTATTCCAAAAGTGTTGAAGATGCAAAAGATATTTTTCAGGAAGCTTTCATCAAAATTTTTAAAGATATAAACTCTTTCCGCAATGAAGGGGCTTTAATAGGATGGATGAAAAGAGTTACTGTAAACACCGCCATTTCTTTTTACCGAAAAAAAAGCAATTCCGGATTTTTTCATTTATCAATAGAACTGGAATCCGAAGAAGAACAAGGAGGCAGAGAGAGTAGTTTACAAAAATATTTTAATGAAACGGAGGAAATCGAAGACGAAGATTTTAGCGAATATGAAAAAGCTTTGTCAAAACTTTCTTATGAACAATTAATAAATCTTATAAAGTCTCTTGATCCTCCGCAAAATATAATTTTTAACATGTTTTATGTTGAAAATTATTCTCACAAGGAAATTGCCAAGGAATTAAAAATTAGTGAAAATAATTGCAGAACTTTACTTCATAGGTCCAAAAAGAAATTAAAGGATTCAATAAGAGTATTAATATACCATACAGTATAA